The window AATATGATGCTGACAAGGATGGGAGAATAAGCAAGGACGAACTCCGGGACGCGATTCGGGCCACTGGCGGGTGGTTCACCAGGTGGAAGAGCAGGAAAGGGGTGCGGTCCGCGGATGTGAATGGCGACGGCTTCATCGACGTCCACGAGATTGAAAACCTTGTGGAGTTTGCGAAGACGCATTT is drawn from Vitis riparia cultivar Riparia Gloire de Montpellier isolate 1030 chromosome 18, EGFV_Vit.rip_1.0, whole genome shotgun sequence and contains these coding sequences:
- the LOC117907919 gene encoding probable calcium-binding protein CML23 produces the protein MTMQEFKKWLKKYDADKDGRISKDELRDAIRATGGWFTRWKSRKGVRSADVNGDGFIDVHEIENLVEFAKTHLRVKIVEF